The following are from one region of the Haemophilus parainfluenzae genome:
- a CDS encoding heavy-metal-associated domain-containing protein — protein MKKLTTALLLSLFTFSVAQAEETKQVVLKVNEMNCQLCAYLVNKELRNIDGVISTKASIKDRTVTVVEDPKVSDEQLINAIHKLEYTAEVVK, from the coding sequence ATGAAAAAATTAACGACCGCACTTTTGCTCTCATTGTTCACCTTCTCTGTTGCACAGGCAGAAGAAACAAAGCAAGTTGTGCTAAAAGTAAATGAAATGAATTGCCAACTTTGTGCTTATTTGGTGAATAAAGAGTTACGTAATATTGATGGCGTGATTTCCACTAAAGCCTCCATTAAAGATAGAACTGTGACTGTTGTAGAAGATCCGAAAGTTTCTGATGAGCAATTGATTAATGCAATTCATAAATTGGAATATACGGCGGAAGTAGTTAAGTAA
- a CDS encoding MATE family efflux transporter has translation MNSRLFSQYRIDIQKLIRIATPIGLAQLAQTGMGTVDVIMAGRVSSADVGGVGIGASIWLPLVLFGQGLLLALPPTISYLNGSGQRHRIAHQVKQGLWISFLVMIPLAFIIYHNDFILQFMNMDAHMADVTMNYLRAMVWGLPAYLLLINFRCLNDGIAKTKPAMVITFMGLMLNIPLNYMFIYGKFGAPALGGVGCGVATAIVNWAMAILMITYSAKNYNERSLKVFEKIIEKPDIKTLKKLTALGLPIAIALCSEVSLFALSSLLLSPLGADVVASHQIALNTSAVAFMFPMSIAMAATILVAQELGNHAPQKAKIMAHAAIILGLIAASVLALVIWVFSAEIAALIVGDNATVIALSGSLLAMAAIYQFSDSVQVVVSGILRGYKDTKIILYITLLAYWGVGIPVGYIFSRTDWIVPSIGAKGFWVAFIIALTIAAALLFIRMRKIQSQPDEAIIQQLERLK, from the coding sequence ATGAATTCTCGTCTTTTTTCTCAATACCGTATTGATATTCAAAAACTTATCCGAATTGCGACACCTATCGGGCTTGCCCAGTTAGCTCAAACTGGCATGGGTACCGTGGATGTGATTATGGCAGGGCGTGTGAGCTCGGCTGATGTAGGCGGTGTCGGTATTGGTGCCTCTATTTGGCTACCTTTGGTGCTTTTCGGTCAAGGCTTATTACTCGCCTTGCCACCAACAATTTCCTATTTAAATGGTTCTGGACAACGCCATCGCATTGCTCACCAAGTGAAACAAGGCCTTTGGATTTCATTTTTAGTGATGATTCCCCTTGCATTCATCATCTATCATAATGATTTCATATTACAGTTTATGAATATGGATGCCCACATGGCAGATGTGACGATGAATTATTTGCGTGCGATGGTGTGGGGCTTACCTGCCTATTTATTGCTGATTAATTTCCGCTGTTTGAATGATGGCATTGCTAAAACAAAACCTGCCATGGTGATTACCTTCATGGGGTTAATGCTAAACATTCCGCTGAATTATATGTTTATTTACGGCAAATTTGGTGCGCCTGCATTAGGCGGTGTCGGTTGTGGTGTAGCAACGGCTATTGTCAACTGGGCAATGGCAATCTTGATGATTACCTATTCTGCCAAAAACTATAATGAACGTAGTTTGAAAGTCTTTGAAAAGATTATTGAAAAGCCAGATATCAAAACACTGAAAAAATTGACCGCACTTGGCTTGCCTATTGCTATTGCGCTGTGCAGTGAAGTCTCACTGTTTGCCTTAAGTAGTTTATTACTTTCCCCATTAGGTGCAGATGTGGTCGCCAGCCACCAAATTGCCTTAAATACTAGTGCCGTAGCCTTTATGTTCCCAATGTCTATTGCAATGGCTGCCACCATTTTAGTGGCGCAAGAACTGGGGAATCATGCACCACAAAAAGCCAAAATCATGGCTCACGCCGCTATTATTCTTGGCTTGATTGCGGCAAGTGTATTGGCGTTGGTGATTTGGGTATTTAGTGCAGAAATCGCTGCATTAATTGTAGGCGATAATGCTACCGTTATTGCCCTTTCAGGCAGCTTATTAGCGATGGCAGCGATTTATCAATTTTCAGATTCAGTGCAAGTCGTCGTGAGCGGTATTTTACGTGGCTATAAAGACACTAAAATTATTCTCTACATCACATTACTTGCCTATTGGGGCGTAGGTATCCCTGTTGGTTATATTTTTTCCCGCACGGATTGGATCGTACCAAGCATCGGCGCAAAAGGTTTCTGGGTAGCGTTTATCATTGCATTAACCATTGCTGCCGCTTTACTCTTTATACGTATGCGAAAAATCCAATCACAACCTGATGAAGCCATTATTCAACAGTTAGAAAGATTGAAGTAG
- the rplY gene encoding 50S ribosomal protein L25 produces the protein MAFKFNAEVRQAQGKGASRRLRHNGQIPAIIYGGSEAPVSIILNHDELNNAQAHDSFYSDVITLVVEGKEVAVKVQAMQRHPFKPKLVHIDFKRA, from the coding sequence ATGGCATTTAAATTTAACGCTGAAGTTCGTCAAGCGCAAGGTAAGGGTGCGAGCCGCCGCCTGCGTCACAACGGTCAAATCCCTGCAATCATTTATGGTGGCAGCGAAGCACCTGTTTCAATCATCTTAAATCACGATGAATTAAACAACGCACAAGCTCACGATTCTTTCTATAGCGATGTAATCACTTTAGTGGTTGAAGGTAAAGAAGTTGCAGTGAAAGTTCAAGCAATGCAACGTCACCCATTCAAACCAAAATTGGTTCACATTGACTTCAAACGTGCTTAA
- the folC gene encoding bifunctional tetrahydrofolate synthase/dihydrofolate synthase: MNLKATSPLAEWLSYLENSHFKAIDLGLDRIKSVAEELDLLNPAPYVITVGGTNGKGTTCRLLETILLNHGLRVGVYSSPHLLRYNERVRIQNQDLLDEIHTASFDFIEKHKTQSLTYFEFSTLSALHLFKQAKLDVVILEVGLGGRLDATNIVDNDLAVITSIDIDHTDFLGSTREEIGFEKAGIFRANKPVVIGEPNVPQPMLEQAEKLHCHVSRRDVTWSFKANEQTWMWQSNKVRLENLPFCHIPLANAATALAAVEQLPFDISVDTIKRSLIEVELVGRFQQLKGNQLEKLADRLNLPYSQLPKVIIDVGHNPHAAKYLAEKLTALKAQISGRIIAVCGMLKDKDAESVFTQLTSVIDQWYCVTLGGYRGQSGDDLNAKLTSVYPSAKSVSEDSVAEGVQSAVKNADKNDIVLVFGSFHTVGEFLEYLA; encoded by the coding sequence ATGAATTTAAAAGCCACTTCGCCACTCGCTGAGTGGCTTTCTTATTTGGAAAACAGTCACTTTAAAGCTATTGATTTAGGGCTGGATCGTATTAAATCCGTGGCAGAAGAATTGGATCTTTTGAATCCCGCACCTTATGTGATCACGGTGGGGGGCACAAATGGTAAAGGCACAACGTGCCGTTTGCTTGAAACCATTTTGTTAAATCACGGTTTGCGTGTGGGTGTGTATTCCTCACCTCATTTATTGCGTTATAACGAACGTGTTCGTATTCAAAATCAAGACTTACTGGATGAAATACATACCGCTTCTTTTGATTTTATCGAAAAGCATAAAACGCAGTCTCTCACTTATTTTGAATTTAGCACCTTATCAGCTTTACATTTATTCAAACAAGCGAAGCTTGATGTCGTCATTCTTGAAGTAGGGCTTGGTGGACGCTTAGATGCAACCAATATTGTTGATAATGATCTGGCGGTTATCACCAGTATTGATATTGATCATACGGATTTTCTTGGGTCAACTAGAGAAGAAATTGGCTTTGAAAAAGCGGGTATTTTCCGTGCGAATAAACCGGTTGTGATTGGCGAACCCAATGTTCCGCAACCTATGCTAGAACAAGCGGAGAAATTACATTGCCACGTTTCACGCCGAGATGTCACTTGGTCGTTTAAAGCCAATGAGCAAACTTGGATGTGGCAGAGCAACAAAGTGCGGTTAGAAAATCTACCGTTTTGCCACATTCCATTAGCCAATGCAGCAACCGCTTTGGCAGCCGTTGAACAGCTGCCTTTTGATATTTCTGTCGATACCATTAAACGTTCATTAATTGAAGTGGAATTGGTAGGTCGTTTCCAACAATTGAAAGGTAACCAATTAGAAAAATTGGCAGATCGCTTGAATCTACCTTATTCACAGTTGCCAAAAGTGATCATCGATGTGGGGCATAATCCTCATGCGGCAAAATATTTAGCCGAAAAATTGACCGCACTTAAAGCACAAATATCAGGTCGTATCATTGCCGTTTGTGGTATGTTGAAAGATAAAGATGCAGAGTCGGTGTTTACCCAACTTACTTCCGTTATTGACCAATGGTATTGTGTAACATTAGGCGGTTACCGCGGTCAATCGGGTGATGACTTAAATGCAAAATTAACATCAGTTTACCCATCAGCAAAAAGTGTTTCTGAAGATTCTGTAGCTGAAGGTGTGCAAAGTGCGGTTAAAAATGCCGATAAAAATGACATTGTGCTGGTATTTGGATCCTTCCACACTGTAGGGGAATTTTTAGAATATTTAGCATAG
- the sodC gene encoding superoxide dismutase family protein — MKMKTLLALAISGICAAGVANAHDHMAKPAGPSIEVKVQQLDPANGNKDVGTVTITESNYGLVFTPNLQGLAEGLHGFHIHENPSCDPKEKDGKLTAGLAAGGHWDPKGAKQHGYPWQDDAHLGDLPALTVLHDGTATNPVLAPRLKKLDEVRGHSIMIHAGGDNHSDHPAPLGGGGPRMACGVIK, encoded by the coding sequence ATGAAAATGAAAACTCTCTTAGCATTAGCAATCAGCGGAATTTGTGCTGCTGGCGTGGCAAATGCACATGACCATATGGCAAAACCAGCAGGTCCTTCAATCGAAGTAAAAGTACAACAATTAGATCCTGCAAATGGTAACAAGGATGTAGGGACTGTAACTATTACTGAATCAAATTATGGTTTAGTGTTTACACCAAATCTACAAGGTTTAGCTGAAGGTTTACATGGTTTCCACATTCATGAAAATCCAAGCTGTGATCCAAAAGAAAAAGACGGTAAATTAACCGCAGGTTTAGCGGCTGGCGGTCACTGGGATCCTAAAGGCGCAAAACAACACGGTTACCCATGGCAAGATGATGCTCACTTAGGTGACTTACCAGCTTTAACTGTATTACATGATGGTACAGCAACTAACCCTGTTTTAGCGCCACGTCTTAAAAAATTAGATGAAGTTCGTGGTCATTCTATTATGATTCACGCAGGTGGCGATAACCACTCAGATCATCCAGCTCCACTTGGCGGTGGCGGCCCACGTATGGCATGTGGCGTAATTAAATAA
- a CDS encoding transglutaminase-like domain-containing protein, whose amino-acid sequence MKKLIATAVLSACSMAYANTDIPNYNTDSHLYEFTQTYDLVAPKGSQGQANLWVPLPFNGEYQQVKYIHFEGNYLDAYVTENNKYGAKTLFATWDKDAQKRDLKITMVIETKDREPMVKGALTNYKPPKDVHYSVDVQEYLKPTQHIKTDGIVKQFADKIVGTETNPLKKAELIHQWIVNNMERDNSVLGCGDGDVEKILTTGVLKGKCTDINSVFVALARASGIPAREIFGIRLGAADKMGKYSKGAFGSADEHGVANVSGGQHCRAEFYLAGFGWVPVDSADVAKMRLAEKKSVDDKDTQAVTKYLFGNWEANWVGFNHARDFDLYPQPELAPLNNFGYPYAEVGGDPLNSFDPKEFKYDYVSKKL is encoded by the coding sequence ATGAAGAAACTTATCGCCACTGCGGTGCTCTCCGCATGTTCCATGGCTTATGCCAATACCGACATTCCAAACTACAATACCGACTCTCATCTGTATGAATTTACTCAAACTTATGACTTAGTTGCACCAAAAGGCTCGCAAGGACAAGCGAATCTGTGGGTGCCTTTACCGTTTAATGGCGAGTATCAACAGGTAAAATATATCCATTTTGAAGGTAACTATTTGGATGCCTATGTGACAGAAAACAACAAATATGGTGCGAAAACGCTCTTTGCGACTTGGGATAAAGATGCGCAAAAACGCGATTTAAAAATCACTATGGTGATTGAAACCAAAGATCGTGAACCAATGGTTAAAGGTGCATTAACAAATTACAAGCCACCAAAAGATGTTCACTATTCTGTCGATGTACAAGAATATTTAAAACCGACTCAACATATTAAAACAGATGGTATTGTGAAACAGTTCGCCGATAAAATCGTAGGCACTGAAACAAATCCATTGAAAAAAGCCGAATTGATTCACCAATGGATCGTCAACAATATGGAACGTGATAATTCTGTTTTAGGCTGTGGCGATGGTGATGTAGAAAAAATTCTAACCACTGGGGTATTAAAAGGTAAATGTACCGATATTAACTCTGTTTTCGTTGCACTAGCTCGTGCCAGCGGTATCCCAGCTCGTGAAATTTTCGGTATTCGTTTAGGTGCAGCGGATAAAATGGGCAAATATTCCAAAGGTGCATTCGGTAGTGCGGACGAACATGGCGTAGCAAACGTAAGTGGTGGCCAGCATTGTCGTGCTGAATTCTATCTTGCTGGATTCGGCTGGGTGCCTGTTGATTCTGCAGACGTGGCAAAAATGCGTTTAGCGGAGAAAAAATCTGTTGACGATAAGGATACTCAAGCCGTTACCAAATACTTATTCGGTAACTGGGAAGCTAACTGGGTTGGCTTTAACCATGCTCGTGACTTCGATTTATATCCGCAACCAGAACTTGCTCCACTCAACAACTTTGGGTATCCGTATGCCGAAGTCGGTGGTGACCCGCTAAATTCCTTTGATCCGAAAGAATTTAAGTATGACTACGTCTCTAAAAAGCTCTAA
- the accD gene encoding acetyl-CoA carboxylase, carboxyltransferase subunit beta encodes MSWIDKIFSKGTSSSTSRKANVPEGVWTKCTSCEQVLYGEEVKRNLHVCPKCGHHMRIDARERLLALLDEGSSQELSADLEPKDILKFKDLKKYKDRITAAQKETGEKDALITMTGTLYNMPVVVAASNFSFMGGSMGSVVGSKFVKAAEKAIELNCPFVCFSASGGARMQEALFSLMQMAKTSAVLAQMREKGVPFISVLTDPTLGGVSASFAMLGDVNIAEPKALIGFAGPRVIEQTVREKLPEGFQRSEFLLEKGAIDMIVKRSEMRSTLGNLLSKLTNQPSPFVEVEVVEHE; translated from the coding sequence ATGAGCTGGATTGATAAAATTTTTAGTAAAGGAACCTCTTCCTCTACATCACGTAAAGCAAACGTGCCAGAAGGGGTTTGGACGAAATGTACCTCTTGTGAACAAGTCCTTTACGGCGAAGAAGTAAAACGTAATTTACATGTTTGCCCAAAATGCGGCCATCATATGCGCATTGATGCTCGTGAGCGCCTTTTAGCCTTATTAGATGAAGGTTCAAGCCAAGAATTGTCGGCTGATTTAGAACCAAAAGATATTCTTAAATTTAAAGATTTAAAAAAATATAAAGATCGTATTACTGCTGCACAAAAAGAAACCGGTGAAAAAGATGCGTTAATCACAATGACGGGTACACTTTACAACATGCCTGTAGTTGTTGCAGCATCTAACTTTAGTTTCATGGGCGGTTCAATGGGCTCTGTTGTGGGTTCAAAATTTGTAAAAGCGGCAGAAAAAGCAATTGAATTAAACTGTCCATTTGTATGTTTCTCCGCAAGTGGTGGTGCACGTATGCAAGAAGCGCTTTTCTCATTAATGCAAATGGCAAAAACCAGTGCGGTATTAGCGCAAATGCGTGAAAAAGGCGTACCGTTTATTTCTGTATTAACGGATCCAACATTAGGTGGTGTATCTGCAAGTTTTGCGATGTTAGGTGATGTGAACATCGCTGAACCAAAAGCATTAATTGGTTTTGCAGGCCCACGTGTTATCGAACAAACTGTACGTGAAAAATTACCGGAAGGATTCCAACGTAGTGAATTCTTACTCGAGAAAGGGGCGATTGATATGATCGTGAAACGTTCAGAAATGCGTTCAACCCTTGGAAACCTTTTAAGCAAACTCACCAATCAACCTTCACCTTTTGTTGAAGTAGAAGTTGTTGAACATGAGTAA
- the truA gene encoding tRNA pseudouridine(38-40) synthase TruA — MKIALGIEYNGKQYCGWQRQEKVRSVQEELEKALSFVANEKIEVFCAGRTDSGVHGTGQVVHFETTAVRPEKAWAFGTNANLPDDISVSWAKVVDDEFHARFSATARRYRYILYCNKLRSAILPEGITHCHLDLDEKKMHQAGQFLLGENDFSSFRAAQCQSNTPWRNVHHLNAVRKGQYIIVDIQANAFVHHMVRNIVGSLIEVGAGNQPVEWMKWLLEQKDRKLAAPTAKPQGLYLVNVIYPEKFEIPQKNLGPLFLEDNLI, encoded by the coding sequence ATGAAGATAGCCTTAGGTATTGAATATAACGGAAAACAATATTGTGGCTGGCAGCGACAAGAGAAAGTGCGTAGCGTACAAGAAGAATTAGAAAAAGCGTTATCTTTCGTGGCAAATGAAAAAATTGAAGTGTTTTGTGCGGGCAGAACAGACTCTGGTGTGCATGGCACGGGACAAGTGGTGCATTTTGAAACCACAGCGGTTCGTCCAGAAAAAGCTTGGGCATTTGGCACGAATGCGAATTTGCCTGATGATATTTCAGTAAGTTGGGCAAAAGTGGTGGATGATGAATTTCATGCCCGTTTTTCGGCAACCGCGCGTCGCTATCGTTATATTTTGTATTGTAATAAATTGCGTTCAGCCATTTTGCCGGAAGGAATTACCCATTGCCATTTAGATTTAGACGAAAAGAAAATGCACCAAGCGGGGCAGTTTTTATTAGGCGAAAATGATTTTTCCTCTTTCCGTGCGGCACAATGTCAATCAAATACCCCTTGGCGAAATGTGCATCATTTAAATGCGGTGCGAAAAGGGCAGTACATTATTGTGGATATTCAAGCCAATGCTTTTGTGCATCATATGGTACGCAACATTGTGGGAAGCTTGATTGAAGTCGGTGCCGGTAATCAACCTGTTGAGTGGATGAAATGGTTGTTAGAGCAAAAAGATCGTAAATTAGCCGCTCCAACAGCAAAACCCCAAGGTTTATATTTAGTGAATGTGATTTACCCTGAAAAATTTGAAATTCCACAGAAAAATTTAGGCCCATTGTTTTTAGAAGATAATCTCATCTGA
- a CDS encoding mercuric transporter MerT family protein — MTTSLKSSNKSFWVAIATALSAAVASTLCCIAPLIYLVFGVSSTWLIGLGEYDYLRIPMLIISLCAFAYGFWLLMFSKKIICSKYISRKKLIVLYWIVFIVMLFFLTYPTILPWILELSN; from the coding sequence ATGACTACGTCTCTAAAAAGCTCTAATAAATCTTTTTGGGTTGCGATTGCCACCGCGCTAAGTGCTGCGGTGGCATCAACTTTGTGCTGTATTGCGCCTTTAATCTATTTAGTATTTGGCGTGTCATCCACATGGTTGATCGGTTTGGGTGAATATGACTATTTACGCATTCCGATGCTTATCATTTCATTATGCGCCTTTGCCTACGGTTTTTGGTTGCTGATGTTTTCCAAAAAAATCATTTGCAGCAAATACATTTCCCGTAAAAAGCTCATTGTTTTGTATTGGATTGTATTTATCGTCATGCTCTTTTTCTTAACTTATCCAACCATTTTACCGTGGATTTTAGAGCTTTCTAATTAG
- a CDS encoding TIGR01620 family protein produces the protein MTKQIFTQSQQPEEEEILPKQEFYNVETTIDNELLEGELLDEQFEQIVKPKSSGWKTALKLTAFLFLGATVAQSVQWIWDSYQNQQWIYLAFALGSFIVVLFGLSQIIAEWRRLVKLKKRLNLQEQSQRLIGESAVKNHQVFSEQDSEKGKALCLSIADTLKLDSQHPSIIQWEKQLNESYSAREVTHLFSKTVLQSFDKKAKKLITKMAAESAVIVAISPLGVIDMFFIAWRNISLINKIAAIYGIELGYFTRLRLLRMVLVNLAFAGATEIVQDLGMDWLSQDITAKLSARAAQGIGVGLLTARLGIKAMEFCRPLAFEKSEKPKLSHVQKELLTVMKDAVLGKNKLKEKEEV, from the coding sequence ATGACAAAACAAATTTTCACACAATCTCAACAACCAGAAGAGGAAGAAATTCTGCCTAAGCAGGAATTTTATAATGTTGAAACAACCATCGATAATGAACTTTTAGAAGGAGAGTTGTTGGACGAGCAATTTGAGCAAATTGTGAAGCCTAAATCGAGTGGTTGGAAAACAGCGTTGAAATTGACTGCATTTTTATTTTTAGGGGCGACGGTTGCACAATCTGTTCAATGGATTTGGGACAGTTATCAAAACCAACAATGGATTTACCTTGCTTTTGCCTTGGGGAGTTTTATTGTGGTGTTGTTTGGTTTATCTCAAATCATCGCAGAATGGCGACGTTTAGTGAAACTCAAAAAGCGTTTGAATCTACAAGAACAAAGTCAGCGATTAATAGGTGAAAGTGCGGTTAAAAATCATCAAGTTTTTTCTGAACAGGATAGCGAGAAAGGAAAAGCCTTGTGTTTATCGATTGCCGATACCTTAAAATTGGATTCGCAACATCCCTCAATTATCCAATGGGAAAAACAGCTAAATGAAAGTTATTCTGCTCGCGAAGTTACTCATTTATTTAGTAAAACGGTGTTACAGTCTTTTGATAAAAAAGCGAAAAAACTGATTACAAAAATGGCAGCAGAATCCGCTGTGATTGTGGCAATTAGTCCTTTGGGCGTTATTGATATGTTTTTTATTGCATGGCGCAATATTAGTTTAATCAATAAAATTGCAGCAATTTATGGGATTGAGCTTGGGTATTTTACCCGTCTTCGTTTGCTCAGAATGGTATTGGTGAATCTTGCTTTTGCCGGTGCGACTGAAATCGTGCAAGACTTAGGGATGGATTGGCTTTCGCAAGATATTACCGCAAAACTTTCTGCACGAGCTGCACAGGGGATCGGCGTGGGATTATTGACGGCTCGATTGGGTATTAAGGCTATGGAGTTTTGTCGCCCACTGGCATTTGAAAAGTCAGAAAAACCAAAACTTTCTCATGTACAAAAAGAATTGCTGACGGTGATGAAAGATGCAGTGTTAGGCAAGAATAAACTGAAAGAAAAAGAAGAGGTGTAA
- a CDS encoding DedA family protein, protein MEFLISFFTDYGYWAVLFVLIICGFGVPIPEDITLVSGGVIAGLYPESVNSHLMLVVSMIGVLAGDSTMYWLGRIYGTRILRFRPMRKLVTLERLKMVREKFDQYGNRVLFVARFLPGLRAPIYMVSGITRRVSYTRFVLIDFCAAIISVPIWVYLGEFGAKNLDWLHEQIKKGQLVIYILIGILALFLFWKWRKAKKSKAN, encoded by the coding sequence ATGGAATTTCTTATCAGCTTTTTTACCGATTACGGTTATTGGGCGGTGCTATTTGTTCTGATTATTTGTGGCTTTGGTGTACCTATTCCAGAAGATATCACGCTTGTTTCCGGCGGTGTGATTGCTGGTCTCTATCCTGAAAGCGTCAATTCCCACTTAATGTTAGTCGTCAGTATGATTGGTGTACTTGCCGGTGATTCAACCATGTACTGGCTTGGTCGTATTTACGGCACGCGTATCTTACGTTTCCGTCCAATGCGTAAACTAGTCACCTTAGAACGTCTTAAAATGGTACGTGAAAAATTTGACCAATATGGCAACCGAGTATTATTTGTTGCTCGTTTCCTTCCAGGATTACGCGCGCCAATTTATATGGTTTCAGGTATCACCCGCCGCGTCAGCTATACCCGCTTTGTATTAATTGATTTCTGCGCCGCGATTATTTCTGTACCAATTTGGGTTTACCTTGGTGAATTTGGTGCGAAAAATTTAGATTGGTTACACGAACAAATTAAAAAAGGCCAACTCGTGATTTATATCCTAATCGGTATTCTAGCCCTATTCCTATTTTGGAAATGGAGAAAAGCGAAGAAATCCAAAGCTAACTAA
- a CDS encoding riboflavin synthase subunit alpha: MFTGIVQGIAQIHEIKDSNNFRTQIVKLPAEMRKGLEIGASVANNGVCLTVTEIHDDLVSFDLMQETLRITNLGSLKAGDFVNIERAMQMGAEIGGHILSGHVYCTASVSQIIESENNRQVWFKLPNKDVMKYILTKGFIAIDGISLTIGEVKDDEFCVNLIPETLHRTLIGKRQIGDLVNIEIDPQTQAIVDTVERYLAAKA, from the coding sequence ATGTTTACGGGTATTGTACAGGGCATCGCCCAAATTCATGAAATTAAAGACAGCAATAATTTTAGAACACAGATCGTAAAATTACCAGCTGAAATGCGAAAAGGCTTGGAAATCGGTGCATCAGTGGCGAATAACGGCGTGTGCTTAACGGTGACTGAAATTCATGATGATCTTGTCAGCTTTGACTTAATGCAGGAAACCTTGCGTATCACCAACCTAGGCAGCTTAAAAGCAGGGGATTTTGTGAATATCGAACGTGCGATGCAAATGGGCGCAGAGATTGGTGGACATATTTTATCGGGCCACGTTTATTGTACCGCAAGTGTTTCACAAATTATCGAAAGCGAAAACAATCGTCAGGTTTGGTTTAAATTACCTAATAAAGATGTGATGAAATATATCCTTACCAAAGGATTTATCGCGATTGACGGCATCAGTCTTACTATCGGAGAAGTAAAAGACGATGAATTCTGCGTGAATTTAATTCCTGAAACCTTACATAGAACTCTAATCGGTAAACGCCAAATTGGTGATTTAGTAAATATCGAAATCGATCCACAAACACAAGCGATTGTGGATACGGTGGAACGGTATTTAGCCGCTAAAGCTTAG